In Thiospirochaeta perfilievii, a single window of DNA contains:
- the yedF gene encoding sulfurtransferase-like selenium metabolism protein YedF: MEKEKQSVVNITSDKMGRGDDDLGGILMQSFVNTLIKLDPIPSKIIFYNSAVTLCIESSPVVDSLKELENKGVELLICGTCADFFDIKDKIGAGTISNMYTILETLNSADRVITP; encoded by the coding sequence GTGGAAAAAGAAAAACAGAGTGTTGTTAATATTACATCAGATAAAATGGGTCGTGGGGATGATGATTTAGGGGGAATTCTTATGCAATCATTTGTAAATACTCTAATTAAGTTAGATCCAATACCATCAAAAATAATATTTTATAATTCTGCAGTAACTTTGTGTATAGAATCATCCCCTGTTGTAGACTCTCTTAAAGAGTTGGAAAATAAGGGTGTTGAACTTCTTATTTGTGGAACATGTGCAGACTTCTTTGATATAAAAGATAAAATTGGTGCTGGGACTATTTCTAATATGTATACTATTTTAGAGACATTAAATAGTGCAGATAGGGTAATTACACCGTAA
- a CDS encoding DUF3343 domain-containing protein, with protein MESNVLYLFKNTRAVILAQKSIIKLNLKCLIIPVPRTISSECGMCIETKKSNEELIDKTLDELGIYYHKK; from the coding sequence ATGGAAAGTAATGTTTTATATCTCTTTAAAAACACAAGGGCTGTTATTTTAGCTCAGAAGTCTATTATTAAACTTAACTTAAAGTGTTTAATAATCCCAGTACCTAGAACTATAAGTTCAGAGTGTGGGATGTGCATTGAAACAAAAAAAAGTAATGAAGAATTAATTGATAAAACACTAGATGAATTAGGAATCTATTATCACAAAAAGTAG
- a CDS encoding aminotransferase class V-fold PLP-dependent enzyme → MNLYFDNGATSFPKPPEVSKAVARYLDVDGAPYGRSFYEKAFTVSSIVEECRDQLASFCSIPNPERLTFTPNATFGINSVLKNFNFKHKKVLISPLEHNSVMRPLEYLRKRDGVQFEYLPAKKDGLIDIDRIKVDKCDLVIISHMSNVNGVIQPIKELKKIIGETPILVDAAQSCGHVTIDVNSWGIDFLVLTGHKSLLGPTGTGALYSSDKYNLEPLLHGGTGSNSESISMPQEYPDFFEAGTPNIAGIYGLNAALKNRPEPLHDRSSFCNLLKKLSSIDSIEIYSADDIARQGELFSIKHKEKSPSTFAFELYNIYGIQTRVGLHCAPVAHKYLKTSPEGTIRFALSPYHSGNDLDYLYSSIKSCSNNGK, encoded by the coding sequence ATGAATCTATATTTTGATAACGGTGCAACATCTTTTCCAAAACCTCCTGAAGTTTCTAAAGCGGTAGCTAGGTATTTAGATGTTGATGGAGCACCCTATGGACGTTCATTTTATGAAAAGGCTTTTACCGTCTCTTCTATTGTAGAAGAGTGTAGGGATCAATTAGCTAGTTTTTGTTCTATCCCTAACCCTGAAAGATTAACTTTTACCCCAAATGCCACATTTGGAATTAATAGTGTGTTAAAGAACTTTAATTTTAAACATAAAAAGGTCCTTATCTCCCCTTTAGAACATAACTCAGTTATGCGCCCCTTAGAGTATTTAAGAAAAAGAGATGGGGTCCAGTTTGAATATCTTCCAGCAAAGAAAGATGGTTTAATTGATATTGATAGGATAAAAGTAGATAAGTGTGATCTAGTTATTATTTCCCATATGAGTAATGTAAATGGAGTTATACAACCAATTAAGGAGTTAAAAAAGATAATTGGAGAGACTCCAATTCTTGTGGATGCCGCCCAGTCCTGTGGCCATGTCACTATTGATGTTAATAGTTGGGGTATCGATTTTTTAGTTTTAACAGGTCATAAATCACTTTTAGGTCCAACAGGTACCGGTGCTTTATATAGTTCCGATAAGTATAATCTAGAACCTCTGTTACATGGAGGTACAGGTAGTAATTCGGAATCTATTAGTATGCCACAAGAGTACCCAGATTTTTTTGAAGCAGGTACACCAAATATAGCTGGAATATATGGACTAAATGCTGCTCTTAAAAATAGGCCTGAACCTCTACATGATAGAAGTTCATTCTGTAATCTATTGAAAAAACTATCATCAATAGATAGTATTGAAATCTATTCAGCAGATGATATAGCTAGACAGGGTGAGTTATTCTCTATTAAGCATAAAGAGAAGAGTCCATCAACCTTTGCTTTTGAGCTCTATAATATATATGGAATTCAAACAAGGGTAGGGCTTCACTGCGCTCCTGTAGCTCACAAATATTTAAAAACTTCACCAGAGGGTACTATTCGTTTTGCTCTTTCCCCATACCATTCAGGTAATGATTTAGACTACTTATATAGTTCCATAAAGAGTTGTTCAAATAATGGAAAGTAA
- a CDS encoding substrate-binding domain-containing protein, protein MGDNKKIGVLINNVDGRYQSLILKGFEEYSKLHPFKFYFFIGRSINSPNDGEQLYNFIYNLSKSDKIDGIISISGAIGNYLSSKDLNNYLKNFYTKPMVSIGAIIDGIPSIVTDNFGGMFSVVDHIITNHDVEKIGFVSGPETNAENLERFKGYKEAIKKNSFKLDNELIFKGDFSYNSFNKFLNKLVINGSLTCDALICANDEMALGISNELNKLGFKSPKDYLITGFDNILDSNFMTAPLTTVHQPLIEQAFSACTILELLFNNKDVPMITKVDTKLIIRESCGCNAFIPIKSRINKSIDRVDRSRIINLIITDFNNEKSIQDDLSKLVPTLIDNIILDINSFRKEPIFLYALSDWLKLTTNWNYYFDIWNKILNQCQSTVLDYYPNINEKNYINELFKRGYSELVLKNTHNLAEKLKNTEVLLYLLRETSDKFNYCNSLEDIYRIINEEFGKFGIKNTYIVLHNQKSSQGNNASDLIDKLPYEDKSSEDYFVLPLLYNDQYYGYVVFEKSNFEPIIYESLSREVSNTLHNTNKNKLIEDKLYNLQDNKTRLDSIFEMIPMMIMDTDLNTGILFKNNFLHNELTRNGQSVRSLRSVIPNEDLKIIDSLKWKIKNKDTFLKYPGVRLIDEINNRYIPVAQISGLFNKNNEIIGFRWFVFDAIPLIKDTVLPDNSFYIEKNISKREKDVIGLILQGLSIRSIAKELFISESTVKGHMSRIYSKFKVTNKIELVQEIQNYQVDKHGYSHYLFSVMNSLLSVEK, encoded by the coding sequence ATGGGTGATAACAAAAAAATTGGTGTATTAATAAATAATGTTGATGGAAGATATCAAAGTTTAATTTTAAAAGGCTTTGAAGAGTATTCCAAATTACACCCATTTAAATTTTACTTTTTTATAGGAAGATCAATAAACTCTCCAAATGATGGTGAACAGCTTTATAATTTTATTTATAATCTATCCAAAAGTGATAAAATTGATGGAATAATATCAATTTCTGGTGCAATTGGTAACTATTTAAGTTCTAAAGATCTTAATAACTATTTAAAAAATTTTTACACTAAACCTATGGTGTCCATTGGTGCTATTATTGATGGTATCCCTAGTATTGTTACAGATAACTTTGGTGGAATGTTTTCTGTTGTCGATCATATAATAACTAATCATGATGTAGAGAAAATAGGGTTTGTTTCAGGGCCTGAAACAAATGCTGAAAACCTAGAAAGATTTAAAGGATATAAAGAAGCTATTAAAAAAAACAGTTTTAAACTTGATAACGAGTTAATATTCAAAGGGGATTTTAGTTATAATAGTTTCAACAAATTTTTAAATAAGTTAGTTATAAACGGTAGTCTTACATGTGATGCTCTTATCTGTGCTAATGATGAAATGGCTTTAGGTATTTCCAACGAGTTAAATAAATTAGGCTTTAAATCACCAAAAGATTATCTAATCACAGGTTTTGATAATATATTAGATTCAAACTTTATGACAGCTCCATTAACAACAGTTCATCAGCCATTAATCGAACAGGCATTTAGTGCATGTACTATATTAGAGTTGTTATTTAATAACAAAGATGTACCTATGATAACAAAGGTTGATACTAAATTAATAATAAGGGAGTCTTGTGGTTGCAACGCCTTTATCCCGATTAAAAGCAGAATAAATAAATCTATCGATAGAGTTGACCGTAGTAGGATAATTAATTTAATAATTACTGATTTTAACAATGAAAAAAGCATACAAGATGACTTGAGCAAGTTAGTTCCAACCCTAATTGATAATATTATTTTAGATATAAATAGTTTCCGTAAGGAACCAATTTTCCTATATGCCTTAAGTGATTGGCTAAAATTAACTACTAATTGGAACTATTATTTTGATATTTGGAATAAGATATTAAACCAGTGCCAAAGCACGGTTTTAGATTATTATCCTAACATTAATGAAAAAAATTACATAAATGAACTTTTTAAACGTGGTTATTCTGAACTTGTATTAAAAAATACACATAACTTAGCAGAAAAGTTGAAAAATACAGAGGTACTACTTTATTTATTAAGAGAAACATCTGATAAATTTAACTATTGTAACAGTCTTGAAGATATATATAGAATTATAAATGAGGAATTTGGTAAGTTTGGTATAAAAAATACCTATATAGTTTTACATAATCAAAAGTCTTCTCAAGGGAATAATGCATCTGACTTAATAGATAAATTACCTTACGAGGATAAGAGTTCCGAGGACTATTTTGTTCTACCACTTTTGTATAATGATCAATATTATGGTTATGTAGTTTTTGAGAAAAGTAATTTTGAACCTATAATATATGAAAGTTTAAGTAGGGAAGTTTCAAATACACTACATAATACAAATAAAAATAAGCTGATTGAGGATAAACTATATAATTTGCAGGATAATAAGACTCGTCTAGATAGTATCTTTGAAATGATTCCAATGATGATTATGGATACAGATTTAAATACTGGAATTTTATTTAAAAACAACTTTTTACATAACGAGTTAACTAGAAATGGGCAGAGTGTAAGGTCTTTAAGGTCAGTAATACCTAATGAAGATTTAAAAATTATTGATTCCCTAAAATGGAAGATAAAAAATAAAGACACCTTTCTTAAGTATCCTGGAGTTCGTCTTATCGATGAAATTAATAACAGATATATTCCAGTAGCCCAGATTAGTGGTCTATTTAATAAAAATAATGAAATTATAGGTTTTAGATGGTTTGTTTTTGATGCAATACCATTAATTAAAGATACTGTACTTCCTGATAACTCGTTTTATATTGAAAAAAATATCTCTAAAAGAGAGAAGGATGTTATTGGACTAATATTACAGGGATTATCAATTAGAAGTATTGCAAAAGAGTTGTTTATCTCTGAAAGTACAGTAAAAGGTCATATGTCTAGAATATATTCTAAATTTAAAGTAACTAATAAAATAGAACTTGTACAGGAGATTCAAAACTACCAGGTTGATAAACATGGGTATAGCCATTATCTATTTAGTGTTATGAACTCTTTGTTATCAGTGGAAAAGTAA